Proteins co-encoded in one Dyadobacter sp. CECT 9275 genomic window:
- a CDS encoding FecR family protein: MNQNFISPELLERYLSGTCTEDEILLVERWYAGIHKADADHASQLFNQQEHFKKVQNMITVQADGEVRLLPRANGLSITSRTLRYAAAAVILMLSGLLTYFYLSGSQMRGTLISGVQETTIRNGTKKIVRHHLPDGSSVWLNPQATLYYNAQTFTLVETREVRIEGEAFFDVTKDPLHPFLVKTQAVVVKVLGTSFNVKADPATQRYVVAVVSGKVNVSAPDNNTSKKQVVLLPSQQAVFEVATGTLSASTLVPVAERVETWQPASLTFEDEKLGEVAQRLQSRFGVQIRLDNNKLNNCLVKATFENNRLPEILETLTQMLNASYEMDGNNILIKGEGCESAI; the protein is encoded by the coding sequence ATGAACCAAAACTTTATTTCTCCCGAACTTCTTGAGCGTTATCTGAGCGGTACCTGTACGGAGGACGAAATTTTGTTGGTGGAGAGATGGTATGCGGGGATTCATAAGGCGGATGCTGATCATGCTTCCCAGCTTTTTAATCAGCAGGAACATTTTAAGAAAGTTCAAAATATGATCACTGTTCAGGCAGACGGTGAAGTCAGGCTCCTGCCGCGAGCCAACGGGCTTTCGATTACTTCCAGAACGCTTCGTTATGCTGCGGCCGCTGTCATTCTGATGTTAAGCGGGCTTTTAACCTATTTTTATCTCTCCGGCAGCCAGATGCGGGGGACTTTAATTTCTGGTGTTCAGGAGACTACGATCCGGAATGGTACTAAAAAAATAGTCCGGCACCATTTGCCCGACGGTAGTTCGGTGTGGCTCAATCCTCAGGCAACACTTTATTACAATGCACAGACTTTCACGCTTGTGGAAACCCGCGAGGTGCGGATAGAGGGGGAGGCATTTTTTGACGTTACCAAAGATCCGCTTCATCCTTTTCTTGTTAAAACCCAGGCGGTTGTAGTTAAAGTGCTGGGTACCAGCTTTAATGTAAAGGCCGATCCTGCAACGCAGCGTTATGTGGTAGCGGTTGTTTCCGGAAAGGTAAATGTATCAGCACCTGATAACAATACTTCGAAAAAACAGGTAGTACTGCTCCCCAGTCAGCAGGCCGTTTTTGAGGTAGCTACCGGTACACTGAGCGCAAGTACCTTAGTACCTGTGGCAGAACGGGTGGAAACCTGGCAGCCAGCCTCACTTACATTTGAGGATGAGAAACTAGGAGAAGTTGCCCAAAGGCTACAATCGAGGTTCGGAGTTCAGATACGGCTGGATAACAACAAGCTGAATAACTGTCTGGTGAAGGCGACTTTCGAAAACAATCGCTTGCCGGAGATTTTAGAAACACTTACCCAAATGCTGAACGCCTCCTACGAAATGGATGGTAACAACATCCTGATCAAAGGCGAAGGCTGCGAAAGTGCTATTTAA
- a CDS encoding sigma-70 family RNA polymerase sigma factor, with amino-acid sequence MDFTYHDKDDLQLWQLISTQSDAGAFAEVHRRFSTSLFALAYRKTGDETVAEDLVQDLFVALWTGRDTIHPEKALNSYLFSALKNRIISYYRKQLHRDSVSLSVLQPETLVSYSANAVEEYINFRQANESYQVQLQNLPEKTREVFELSRSGLTNKEIGGLLGLAEKTIEFHISKSLKLLRMGMGYSSYLLLVWFSK; translated from the coding sequence ATGGATTTTACATACCATGACAAGGACGATTTGCAACTGTGGCAGCTGATCAGTACTCAATCAGATGCAGGCGCTTTTGCGGAAGTTCACAGGCGCTTTTCAACCTCCCTGTTTGCACTGGCATACCGGAAAACAGGGGATGAAACTGTTGCTGAGGACCTTGTACAGGATCTTTTCGTGGCGTTGTGGACTGGCCGGGATACCATTCATCCGGAGAAAGCCTTGAACAGCTATCTCTTTTCAGCTCTCAAAAACCGGATTATTTCCTATTACAGAAAACAGCTGCACCGGGATTCGGTTTCGCTGAGCGTGCTGCAGCCCGAAACGCTTGTATCCTATTCTGCCAATGCGGTGGAAGAGTATATTAATTTCAGGCAGGCCAACGAGAGCTACCAGGTTCAGCTTCAGAACCTGCCAGAGAAAACCAGAGAGGTATTCGAATTAAGCCGCAGCGGACTCACCAATAAAGAAATCGGAGGGCTTTTGGGCCTGGCCGAAAAAACGATCGAATTTCACATCAGCAAATCCCTGAAGCTGCTTCGTATGGGTATGGGCTATTCCTCCTATCTTCTCCTGGTATGGTTTTCAAAATAG
- a CDS encoding response regulator encodes MVPIRILVVDDHSVVRQGIITLLQDEPDILIVGEASDGDEVAVMIEKVHPQVVLLDLTMPRMSGLEVIRQLTPVYPRVRMLVFSMHNNPDYILSAVRFGAAGYLLKDARREDILHAVRSVVKGDLYYPPAASSVIIKNLLKKGANLPEVKSAEDGSKPSIWKIITPREQQVLKCLTEGMSSREIAEYLDISANTVANQRSSIMKKANVKNVAELIGLAIK; translated from the coding sequence ATGGTACCTATTCGTATATTGGTGGTTGACGATCACTCGGTTGTGAGGCAGGGTATTATCACACTCCTGCAGGACGAACCTGATATCCTCATTGTCGGAGAGGCTTCGGATGGCGATGAGGTAGCGGTTATGATTGAAAAAGTGCATCCGCAGGTGGTTTTGCTGGATTTAACGATGCCGCGTATGTCGGGGCTTGAGGTCATCCGGCAGCTTACACCGGTTTATCCCCGGGTTCGTATGCTCGTCTTCAGCATGCATAACAATCCGGATTATATATTATCAGCGGTAAGGTTTGGAGCTGCGGGGTATCTTTTAAAGGATGCCCGGAGAGAAGATATTCTGCACGCCGTGAGAAGCGTAGTGAAGGGAGATTTGTACTATCCACCAGCGGCATCTTCTGTCATTATTAAAAACCTGCTGAAAAAGGGGGCTAACTTGCCGGAGGTAAAATCAGCAGAGGATGGATCTAAGCCTTCCATCTGGAAAATTATTACGCCCAGGGAGCAGCAGGTGTTAAAATGTTTGACGGAGGGAATGAGTAGCAGGGAAATAGCCGAATACCTGGATATCAGCGCCAACACCGTAGCAAACCAAAGGTCGAGTATCATGAAGAAGGCAAATGTCAAAAATGTGGCAGAGCTGATCGGCCTGGCGATTAAATAG
- a CDS encoding ATP-binding protein yields MENVDKRVAGSLTRFYVVALMVVAFLTLGGLFLIRKTIMSLNYDGRVVNVAGRQRMLSQRLTKLSILSIESIPHADSASFDSLLHVWKESHQQLASRRLKIGTEVVTWKSRPLDEMFKRLDPVFEQIYESFLVIGNPKSPLSEKQIVLKLILEKEPVFLANMNEIVFQFDKESYARLKNLETIEWIMDIMTILVLLAEGLLIFRPVVNTTKRAIRLVTESERALAESNKKLESSNNELVKTQKDIVRIEAEKYELQLAEDRIRAAALIEGQEEERKRFARELHDGIGQMLTGLKLHAEKLMQVPFEDEKQRLRFEQLVKLIQDIIQTTRQISYNLMPSVLGDFGLSAALKLLCEQTSDSTGMQVSFEGTTERITMPQPMEIGLYRIAQEALNNAVKHAEASHIVIQLIRRESKIILVVQDDGKGFIIGNLKDQKHSFLSQNGIENIRTRTELLNGDLEIESELNGGTRLIIKLKLN; encoded by the coding sequence ATGGAAAATGTGGATAAACGCGTAGCCGGAAGTCTTACGCGTTTTTATGTTGTGGCATTAATGGTGGTCGCATTTCTGACATTGGGAGGATTATTCCTGATCCGGAAAACCATCATGAGCCTCAATTACGACGGAAGGGTAGTCAATGTAGCGGGTAGGCAAAGGATGCTGAGCCAGCGTTTAACCAAACTTTCCATTCTTTCAATTGAAAGTATCCCACATGCCGATTCGGCTAGTTTTGACTCCCTGTTGCATGTCTGGAAAGAAAGCCATCAGCAGCTTGCAAGCCGGAGGTTAAAAATAGGGACCGAAGTGGTAACCTGGAAAAGCAGGCCGCTGGATGAAATGTTCAAAAGGCTTGATCCCGTTTTTGAGCAGATCTATGAGAGCTTCCTGGTGATTGGTAATCCGAAGTCGCCTCTTTCGGAAAAGCAGATCGTTTTGAAACTGATTCTGGAAAAGGAGCCGGTTTTTCTTGCGAATATGAATGAAATAGTATTTCAGTTTGACAAGGAAAGTTATGCGAGGCTCAAAAATCTGGAAACCATTGAATGGATCATGGACATCATGACCATACTGGTACTGCTGGCGGAAGGCTTGCTGATCTTCAGGCCCGTGGTGAATACCACCAAAAGAGCCATAAGGTTGGTGACCGAATCCGAAAGAGCACTGGCTGAATCTAATAAAAAACTGGAATCGTCTAATAATGAGCTTGTTAAAACACAAAAGGATATTGTAAGAATTGAGGCCGAAAAATATGAACTGCAACTGGCCGAGGACAGGATCAGGGCTGCGGCGCTGATAGAAGGGCAGGAGGAGGAGCGCAAACGTTTTGCCCGAGAGCTGCATGACGGGATAGGGCAGATGTTGACGGGGCTTAAATTACATGCGGAAAAGCTGATGCAGGTGCCATTTGAGGATGAAAAGCAGCGGTTACGGTTTGAACAGCTCGTAAAGCTCATCCAGGATATTATCCAGACCACCCGCCAGATTTCCTATAACCTCATGCCTTCGGTCCTGGGCGATTTCGGATTGAGCGCCGCCCTGAAATTGTTATGTGAGCAAACCTCGGATTCAACTGGCATGCAGGTCAGCTTTGAAGGAACCACAGAACGGATTACGATGCCTCAGCCGATGGAAATAGGGCTGTACCGGATAGCGCAGGAAGCCTTGAATAATGCTGTCAAACATGCAGAGGCAAGCCATATCGTGATCCAGCTGATCAGGCGGGAAAGCAAGATTATTCTGGTGGTTCAGGATGACGGGAAAGGATTTATAATCGGGAATCTGAAGGATCAGAAACATTCCTTCCTGTCGCAGAACGGAATCGAAAACATCAGAACCCGTACCGAACTGTTAAACGGCGATCTGGAGATAGAGTCTGAACTGAACGGAGGCACCCGACTGATTATTAAACTAAAACTGAACTGA
- the nirD gene encoding nitrite reductase small subunit NirD: MEPVKNTKDRIVWHRACHVEDIPEDGGGCALIEGKQIAIFNFARRGEWYATDNECPHRQQMAVARGMIGSQDGEPKVACPFHKKTFSLQSGQCLNDDSYRINTFPVMVKENQVYIGL; the protein is encoded by the coding sequence ATGGAACCAGTAAAAAATACCAAGGACCGAATTGTATGGCACAGGGCTTGTCATGTAGAAGATATTCCCGAAGATGGCGGCGGATGTGCACTGATTGAAGGAAAACAAATTGCTATCTTTAACTTTGCCAGAAGAGGGGAGTGGTACGCAACAGATAATGAATGTCCGCACAGGCAGCAGATGGCGGTGGCGCGGGGGATGATTGGCAGCCAGGATGGTGAACCAAAAGTGGCTTGTCCGTTTCATAAAAAGACATTTTCATTACAAAGCGGACAATGCCTTAATGATGACTCGTATCGGATTAATACGTTTCCGGTGATGGTTAAAGAAAATCAGGTGTATATTGGATTGTAA